The following are from one region of the Falco biarmicus isolate bFalBia1 chromosome 1, bFalBia1.pri, whole genome shotgun sequence genome:
- the ASPA gene encoding aspartoacylase isoform X2 — protein MTSSSVVDTPPVRRVAIFGGTHGNELSGVFLVKHWQENGAEIQRTGMEVKPFLTNPRAVKKCTRYIDCDLNRVFDPDNLGRVMEDIPYEVRRAQEINHIFGPKGSDDAYDLIFDLHNTTSNMGGTLILENSRDDFTIQMFHYIKNALAPEHCPVLLIEHPSLKYATTRSVAKHPVGVEVGPQPQGVVRADTLDKMRKIVKHGLDFVQLLNEGKEFPPCTIEVFKIIEKVDYPRNKNDEVIAIIHPKLQDQDWQPLNNGDPLFLTLDGEVIEYKGNCTVYPTFINEAAYYEKKQAFVKTVKIKLTAKHIRSLVLDQSTS, from the exons ATGACTTCCTCTTCTGTTGTTGATACACCTCCGGTAAGACGGGTTGCTATCTTCGGGGGAACTCATGGCAATGAGTTATCAGGGGTATTTTTGGTCAAGCACTGGCAAGAGAACGGAGCTGAGATTCAAAGAACAGGAATGGAAGTGAAACCATTTCTTACCAACCCAAGAGCTGTGAAGAAGTGTACTAGATACATTGACTGTGATCTGAACCGTGTTTTTGACCCTGATAATCTGGG GAGAGTGATGGAAGATATTCCATATGAAGTGAGAAGGGCTCAGGAAATCAATCATATATTTGGTCCAAAAGGTAGTGATGATGCGTATGACCTTATTTTTGACCTTCACAACACCACTTCTAACATGGGTGGTACCCTTATTCTTGAAAACTCCAGGGATGACTTTACAATTCAAATGTTTCATTATATCAAG AATGCTTTGGCTCCAGAACACTGCCCTGTTTTGCTGATTGAACATCCTAGCTTGAAATATGCAACAACTCGATCTGTAGCAAAACATCCTGTTg GTGTGGAGGTGGGTCCCCAGCCGCAAGGTGTTGTTAGAGCTGATACTTTGGACAAAATGAGGAAGATTGTCAAACACGGCCTTGATTTTGTGCAACTTTTAAATGAAG GAAAGGAATTTCCACCATGTACAAttgaggtttttaaaataatagagaaAGTAGATTATCCCAGGAATAAAAATGATGAAGTTATTGCCATTATTCACCCTAAGCTGCAG gATCAAGACTGGCAGCCACTGAACAATGGTGATCCTCTGTTTTTGACTCTTGATGGAGAAGTAATTGAATATAAAGGGAACTGTACAGTCTATCCAACGTTTATTAACGAAGCTGCAtattatgaaaagaaacaagcttttgtaaaaacagtaaaaattaaacTCACTGCAAAACACATCAGATCCTTAGTCTTAGACCAGAGCACTTCTTAA
- the ASPA gene encoding aspartoacylase isoform X1 produces MTSSSVVDTPPVRRVAIFGGTHGNELSGVFLVKHWQENGAEIQRTGMEVKPFLTNPRAVKKCTRYIDCDLNRVFDPDNLGRRVMEDIPYEVRRAQEINHIFGPKGSDDAYDLIFDLHNTTSNMGGTLILENSRDDFTIQMFHYIKNALAPEHCPVLLIEHPSLKYATTRSVAKHPVGVEVGPQPQGVVRADTLDKMRKIVKHGLDFVQLLNEGKEFPPCTIEVFKIIEKVDYPRNKNDEVIAIIHPKLQDQDWQPLNNGDPLFLTLDGEVIEYKGNCTVYPTFINEAAYYEKKQAFVKTVKIKLTAKHIRSLVLDQSTS; encoded by the exons ATGACTTCCTCTTCTGTTGTTGATACACCTCCGGTAAGACGGGTTGCTATCTTCGGGGGAACTCATGGCAATGAGTTATCAGGGGTATTTTTGGTCAAGCACTGGCAAGAGAACGGAGCTGAGATTCAAAGAACAGGAATGGAAGTGAAACCATTTCTTACCAACCCAAGAGCTGTGAAGAAGTGTACTAGATACATTGACTGTGATCTGAACCGTGTTTTTGACCCTGATAATCTGGG CAGGAGAGTGATGGAAGATATTCCATATGAAGTGAGAAGGGCTCAGGAAATCAATCATATATTTGGTCCAAAAGGTAGTGATGATGCGTATGACCTTATTTTTGACCTTCACAACACCACTTCTAACATGGGTGGTACCCTTATTCTTGAAAACTCCAGGGATGACTTTACAATTCAAATGTTTCATTATATCAAG AATGCTTTGGCTCCAGAACACTGCCCTGTTTTGCTGATTGAACATCCTAGCTTGAAATATGCAACAACTCGATCTGTAGCAAAACATCCTGTTg GTGTGGAGGTGGGTCCCCAGCCGCAAGGTGTTGTTAGAGCTGATACTTTGGACAAAATGAGGAAGATTGTCAAACACGGCCTTGATTTTGTGCAACTTTTAAATGAAG GAAAGGAATTTCCACCATGTACAAttgaggtttttaaaataatagagaaAGTAGATTATCCCAGGAATAAAAATGATGAAGTTATTGCCATTATTCACCCTAAGCTGCAG gATCAAGACTGGCAGCCACTGAACAATGGTGATCCTCTGTTTTTGACTCTTGATGGAGAAGTAATTGAATATAAAGGGAACTGTACAGTCTATCCAACGTTTATTAACGAAGCTGCAtattatgaaaagaaacaagcttttgtaaaaacagtaaaaattaaacTCACTGCAAAACACATCAGATCCTTAGTCTTAGACCAGAGCACTTCTTAA